One stretch of Paenibacillus sp. FSL R5-0341 DNA includes these proteins:
- a CDS encoding protein-glutamate O-methyltransferase CheR has protein sequence MTPWEPTETGADLVRMPQDEERELIEIELLLEGMHRLYGYDFRNYALPSLKRRIWHHAHAEGVKSISGLQERVLHDRSAFERFVQNLSIPVTEMFRDPSLFRMFREQIIPILRTYPYIRIWHAGCSTGEEVYSMAIMLHEEGLYDKARIYATDMNDRSLQQAKEGVYGIEKMKLFTTNYLEAGGTRAFSEYYTAKYNSVIFHPFLRKNIIFAEHNLATDRSFNEFNVIFCRNVMIYFNDELRNHVHGLFHESLSHFGILVLGSKESIHFTEFSDTYEPLDRTEKIYRKIK, from the coding sequence ATGACACCGTGGGAACCTACCGAGACGGGGGCAGATTTGGTCCGTATGCCGCAAGATGAAGAGCGCGAGCTGATCGAGATTGAGTTGCTGTTGGAAGGCATGCACCGTTTATATGGATATGATTTTAGAAACTATGCACTGCCATCCCTGAAACGAAGAATCTGGCATCATGCACATGCCGAAGGTGTTAAGAGCATATCCGGGCTGCAGGAGCGTGTGCTTCATGACCGTTCCGCGTTTGAACGGTTTGTACAGAATTTGTCCATCCCTGTGACGGAAATGTTTCGAGATCCCTCGCTTTTCCGAATGTTTCGGGAACAGATTATTCCTATTCTGAGAACCTATCCGTATATCCGAATATGGCATGCGGGTTGCTCTACAGGCGAGGAAGTCTATTCCATGGCCATCATGTTGCATGAGGAAGGGCTGTATGACAAGGCAAGAATCTACGCAACGGATATGAATGATCGCTCATTGCAGCAGGCCAAAGAAGGCGTCTACGGTATTGAGAAAATGAAACTGTTTACTACAAATTATTTGGAGGCAGGGGGTACCAGAGCCTTCTCCGAGTACTATACAGCGAAATATAATTCGGTGATATTTCATCCTTTTCTAAGGAAGAACATCATATTCGCCGAGCACAATCTGGCAACAGACCGGTCATTTAATGAGTTTAATGTTATCTTTTGCCGCAATGTCATGATTTATTTCAATGATGAACTGCGGAACCATGTGCATGGGCTGTTTCACGAGAGCTTGAGCCACTTTGGTATTCTGGTTCTGGGTTCGAAAGAATCGATACATTTTACAGAGTTCAGTGATACCTATGAGCCATTAGACCGGACCGAAAAAATATACCGGAAGATCAAATAG